In Mycobacterium gallinarum, a single window of DNA contains:
- a CDS encoding MinD/ParA family ATP-binding protein has translation MTDRDDELRRKLGWTGPEDTDFEPSADPEPTPPSRPAAPPAWGAAAPRPPVDYIPPSSPSDTRNTEEESLWKTTEVSRAPLAPTAEASAPPHFREPERPGGNFRQPDPRYGPPPGTPRETGPLPPTRGDTAPWNTQPPQPDRQPPHGPRPPAPGGPPGPQWTPGYGHATPGAQAPSGSYADRIRADELVPQRRTPPGGGWRLALYKATFGLVNLGQSPDEIRQAQLEAKVRSGLRGHFKVGVMGKGGVGKTTVSASIGSVFAELRQDDRAVAIDADTAFGKLGSRVDPRAQGSYWELAADQHLETFADVRSRIGNNAAGLFVLAGEGTPARRRVLDPAIYREATSRLDRYFTISIVDCSSTMDTPVTQEVLRDLDALVVVSSPWVDGAAAAGQTLDWLAARGLNSLLQRTVIVLNDSDGHADKRTRSILAQQFSSQGQRVVEVPFDGHLRPGGVIDRTGEMSPATRRRFIEIAAALADFYPTHDDRNRERY, from the coding sequence GTGACCGACCGCGATGACGAATTGCGGAGAAAGCTCGGATGGACCGGTCCCGAAGACACCGATTTCGAACCGTCAGCCGACCCGGAACCGACACCACCGTCACGGCCGGCCGCCCCACCCGCGTGGGGGGCGGCGGCGCCGCGCCCTCCCGTCGACTACATCCCTCCATCGTCACCGTCCGACACCAGGAACACCGAGGAGGAGAGCCTCTGGAAGACGACGGAAGTCAGCCGGGCACCGCTCGCGCCGACGGCAGAGGCGAGCGCACCCCCACATTTCAGAGAGCCCGAGCGGCCAGGCGGCAATTTCCGTCAACCCGATCCCCGGTACGGCCCGCCGCCGGGAACGCCACGCGAGACGGGGCCTCTGCCGCCCACCCGCGGCGACACCGCGCCGTGGAACACGCAGCCCCCGCAGCCGGATCGTCAGCCGCCGCACGGCCCACGGCCGCCGGCCCCTGGCGGTCCGCCCGGGCCGCAGTGGACTCCCGGCTACGGCCACGCAACGCCAGGAGCGCAGGCGCCGAGCGGTTCATACGCGGACCGGATCCGCGCCGACGAGCTCGTGCCGCAGCGGCGCACCCCGCCGGGCGGCGGGTGGCGTCTGGCGCTGTACAAGGCCACATTCGGTCTGGTGAACCTCGGCCAGAGCCCCGATGAGATCCGCCAAGCCCAACTCGAGGCCAAGGTCAGGTCGGGACTGCGCGGCCACTTCAAGGTCGGCGTGATGGGCAAGGGCGGCGTCGGGAAGACGACGGTGTCGGCCAGCATCGGATCGGTCTTCGCCGAACTGCGCCAGGACGACCGCGCGGTGGCCATCGACGCCGACACCGCGTTCGGCAAGCTCGGCAGCCGCGTCGACCCCCGGGCGCAGGGCTCCTATTGGGAGCTGGCGGCCGACCAACACCTGGAGACCTTCGCCGACGTCCGCAGCCGCATCGGCAACAACGCAGCGGGGCTGTTCGTCCTCGCCGGCGAGGGAACGCCCGCGCGTCGACGGGTCCTGGATCCGGCAATCTACCGAGAGGCGACCTCGCGGCTCGACCGGTACTTCACCATCTCGATCGTCGATTGCAGCTCCACCATGGACACCCCGGTCACCCAGGAGGTGCTGCGGGACCTCGACGCGTTGGTCGTGGTCTCATCGCCGTGGGTCGACGGTGCGGCGGCGGCCGGCCAGACACTGGACTGGCTGGCGGCCCGCGGGCTCAACAGTCTGCTGCAGCGCACGGTGATCGTTCTCAACGACTCCGACGGGCACGCCGACAAGCGGACGCGTTCGATTCTGGCGCAACAGTTCTCGAGTCAGGGACAGCGGGTTGTCGAGGTGCCCTTCGACGGGCATCTGCGGCCGGGCGGCGTGATCGACCGCACGGGCGAGATGTCACCGGCGACGAGGCGGCGCTTCATCGAGATCGCCGCGGCACTGGCCGACTTCTACCCCACCCACGACGACCGAAACCGCGAACGCTACTGA
- a CDS encoding MBL fold metallo-hydrolase, protein MCDEGGTAAEALASTPRQAEGTAVDPITLEPVDEITITTLVDNSYDALMGDVGPARRRGMGTVPPVEAPQFEGGKASPGLIAEHGFSALVTTRRGNRTHTVLFDTGISPDGMATNFERMGLDASAIEVVVLSHGHPDHDGGFPGLVRLRGRSGLPLAVHPLVFSRRRFALPNATPMELPTLSRAAIEAEGFEVIERRQPSLLLDGSVLITGEVDRTTEFERGLPNHEAWRDGRWEPDPLLLDEQALVVNVRGKGLVVLTGCGHAGAVNIARHALRLTGVDRLHALLGGFHLTGKVFEPIIGPTVDAFVELSPDTLVPAHCTGWKAQHRLAAALPDAFVPNAVGTAFTFAAA, encoded by the coding sequence ATGTGTGATGAAGGCGGCACCGCCGCAGAGGCGTTGGCGTCCACACCGCGGCAGGCGGAGGGCACGGCGGTTGATCCGATCACGCTCGAACCGGTCGACGAGATCACCATCACCACGCTGGTGGACAACAGCTACGACGCGCTGATGGGCGACGTCGGGCCGGCCCGTCGCAGGGGGATGGGGACCGTGCCCCCGGTCGAGGCGCCGCAGTTCGAGGGCGGCAAGGCCTCGCCGGGACTGATCGCCGAGCACGGCTTCTCCGCGCTGGTGACGACGCGCCGCGGGAACCGAACACACACAGTGCTTTTCGACACCGGTATCTCGCCGGATGGTATGGCGACCAACTTCGAACGCATGGGTCTGGATGCGTCGGCCATCGAGGTCGTTGTGCTCAGTCACGGCCATCCCGATCACGACGGAGGATTTCCCGGGTTGGTCCGGCTGCGTGGTCGAAGCGGGTTGCCGCTGGCCGTGCATCCCCTGGTGTTCAGCAGGCGCCGGTTCGCGCTGCCGAACGCAACGCCGATGGAGCTGCCGACGCTGAGCCGCGCGGCGATCGAGGCCGAGGGTTTCGAGGTGATCGAGCGGCGGCAGCCGTCGCTGCTGTTGGACGGCTCGGTGCTGATCACCGGCGAGGTCGACCGCACGACGGAGTTCGAGCGCGGACTGCCCAACCACGAGGCGTGGCGCGACGGCCGCTGGGAGCCCGACCCGCTGCTACTGGACGAGCAGGCGCTGGTGGTGAACGTCCGTGGCAAGGGGCTGGTCGTTCTCACCGGCTGCGGGCATGCGGGCGCGGTGAACATCGCGCGGCACGCCCTTCGGCTGACGGGGGTAGACCGTCTGCATGCGCTGCTCGGCGGGTTCCACCTCACGGGCAAGGTCTTCGAGCCGATCATCGGACCGACCGTCGATGCGTTTGTGGAGTTGAGCCCCGACACCCTGGTGCCCGCGCACTGCACGGGATGGAAGGCCCAGCACCGGCTGGCGGCGGCGCTGCCCGACGCGTTCGTGCCCAACGCGGTGGGCACCGCATTCACGTTTGCCGCGGCTTAG
- a CDS encoding pirin family protein, whose protein sequence is MSNTDPAPAEVACAPSPFTGVLHPREVPLGGPRAIRVRRTLPQRERSLIGAWCFADHYGPHDLRGNPGGMDVPPHPHTGLQTVSWLFTGEIEHRDSAGVHAIVRPGELNLMTAGAGICHSEISVISGPASTVLHGVQLWVALPDADRDTDRDFAHYAPPPQSLGDSTIRVFLGELADARSPVNTFTPLLGAQLDLDPGAELTLDVDRTFEHGVLLDQGSVDVAGTTLDVADLAFQAVGCDQLSIVNRGGGPARVLLLGGTPFPEQLVMWWNFVGRSHDDIATYRRQWQDHDSRFGSVAGYTGATTRLPAPPLPHATLRPRPNQTL, encoded by the coding sequence GTGAGCAACACCGACCCGGCCCCCGCCGAAGTCGCCTGTGCGCCATCGCCATTCACCGGAGTACTCCATCCGCGCGAGGTTCCGCTCGGTGGACCGCGCGCGATCCGGGTCCGGCGCACCCTCCCGCAGCGCGAACGCTCGCTCATCGGTGCGTGGTGCTTCGCCGACCATTACGGTCCGCACGACCTCCGCGGGAATCCCGGCGGCATGGACGTTCCTCCGCATCCGCACACCGGGCTGCAGACCGTCAGCTGGCTGTTCACCGGCGAGATCGAGCACCGGGATAGCGCAGGCGTGCACGCGATCGTGCGGCCCGGTGAGCTGAACCTGATGACCGCGGGCGCAGGCATCTGCCACTCCGAGATCTCGGTGATCTCGGGGCCGGCGTCCACCGTCCTGCACGGGGTACAACTGTGGGTCGCGCTGCCTGATGCGGATCGCGACACCGACCGCGACTTCGCGCACTACGCCCCGCCGCCGCAGTCCCTCGGCGACAGCACCATACGGGTCTTCCTCGGCGAGCTCGCCGACGCGCGCTCACCCGTGAACACCTTCACGCCGCTGCTCGGCGCGCAACTCGACCTCGACCCCGGCGCCGAGCTCACGCTGGACGTCGACCGCACCTTTGAACACGGCGTGCTGCTCGACCAGGGCAGCGTCGACGTCGCCGGGACCACACTGGACGTCGCAGACCTCGCGTTCCAGGCTGTCGGCTGCGACCAGCTGAGCATCGTCAACCGTGGCGGCGGGCCTGCCCGCGTCCTATTGCTCGGCGGCACACCGTTTCCCGAGCAGCTGGTCATGTGGTGGAACTTCGTCGGCCGGAGCCACGACGACATCGCGACCTACCGCCGGCAGTGGCAGGACCACGACAGCCGGTTCGGTTCCGTCGCGGGCTACACCGGCGCGACCACCCGGCTGCCGGCTCCTCCCTTACCGCACGCGACGCTGCGGCCGCGGCCGAACCAGACGCTCTAA
- a CDS encoding EVE domain-containing protein, whose protein sequence is MTNWINTVSRGHVERGVRGRFTQANHGRPHMLRKMARGDWIIFYSPKTDYPEGDPLQAFTAIGQVVDDEPYQTEVTPDLQPWRRNVDFLECTEIPIRPLLEKLNFIEDTSRWGYKFRAGVFTIDDHDFAVLRSAMTSPNGLG, encoded by the coding sequence ATGACGAACTGGATAAACACGGTCAGCCGTGGCCACGTCGAGCGCGGGGTGCGCGGGCGCTTCACGCAGGCCAATCACGGCAGGCCGCACATGTTGCGCAAGATGGCACGCGGCGACTGGATCATCTTCTACTCGCCGAAGACGGACTATCCGGAGGGCGATCCACTGCAGGCCTTCACCGCGATCGGGCAAGTCGTCGACGACGAGCCGTATCAAACCGAAGTGACGCCGGACCTCCAGCCGTGGCGCCGCAACGTCGACTTCCTCGAATGCACCGAGATCCCCATCCGGCCCCTGCTCGAAAAGCTCAACTTCATCGAGGACACCTCGCGGTGGGGCTACAAGTTCCGAGCAGGGGTGTTCACCATCGACGATCACGACTTCGCGGTGCTCCGATCGGCGATGACCAGCCCGAATGGCCTCGGCTGA
- a CDS encoding MarR family winged helix-turn-helix transcriptional regulator — translation MTVVDADLDPLALERQVCFALAVTNRAVLAVYRPLLEPLGLTHPQYLVMLALWDNHKSDVDRPMSVKAIATALQLDSATLSPMLKRLEALGLITRTRSAADERATDVGLTKAGIQLRRRALKIPPAVVERLGVGLDELERLHDVLTRVNAAALAAGALDEGKESR, via the coding sequence ATGACGGTCGTCGACGCGGACCTCGATCCCCTGGCCCTCGAACGGCAGGTGTGCTTCGCGCTGGCGGTGACCAACCGCGCGGTGCTGGCCGTGTACCGCCCGCTGCTCGAACCGCTGGGCCTCACCCATCCGCAGTACCTCGTGATGCTCGCGCTGTGGGACAACCACAAGTCCGATGTCGATCGGCCGATGTCGGTCAAGGCGATTGCCACTGCGCTACAACTGGATTCGGCGACCCTCTCACCGATGCTGAAGCGGCTGGAAGCGCTGGGGTTGATCACCCGCACGCGCAGCGCGGCCGATGAACGCGCGACCGACGTCGGCCTGACAAAAGCGGGGATTCAGCTGCGCCGGCGAGCCCTGAAGATTCCGCCGGCGGTCGTGGAGCGGCTCGGGGTCGGGCTCGACGAGCTCGAGCGGCTGCACGACGTACTGACCCGGGTCAACGCCGCGGCGCTGGCGGCGGGCGCGCTCGACGAAGGGAAGGAATCCCGATGA
- a CDS encoding YbaB/EbfC family DNA-binding protein — protein sequence MAAEHQPYDPDERDDLDALDFSRPDHGEDDAVPVPIFTVTNPPGSVTVTTYMDGRVKQIELSSRTTDMTEPELADEIVVIAGLATQEAKSAQYSLMLEGMRGQGNDDAATRDFLTRDLGLPSPEEARAARAQIFATRYGGDDD from the coding sequence ATGGCGGCTGAGCATCAGCCATACGATCCCGACGAGCGCGACGACCTGGACGCGCTCGATTTCTCCCGTCCTGACCACGGCGAGGACGACGCCGTACCGGTGCCGATCTTCACCGTGACCAATCCACCGGGCTCCGTGACCGTCACGACGTACATGGATGGCCGCGTCAAGCAGATCGAATTGTCTTCGAGGACCACCGATATGACCGAACCCGAGCTCGCCGACGAAATCGTCGTCATCGCGGGCCTTGCCACGCAGGAAGCGAAGTCGGCCCAGTACTCGTTGATGCTCGAGGGCATGCGCGGGCAGGGCAACGACGATGCGGCGACCCGCGACTTCCTCACCCGCGACCTGGGCCTGCCGTCGCCCGAGGAAGCAAGAGCGGCACGGGCGCAGATCTTCGCGACCCGGTACGGGGGCGACGATGACTGA
- a CDS encoding WhiB family transcriptional regulator, which translates to MNSTHWDETPVGACTRDPERWTTSADEEAKAICRACPRRWLCAREACELPRAEGLWAGIVIPESGRGRTFALRQLKSLAERNGEVVRPRRYYYAEIA; encoded by the coding sequence ATGAACTCAACACACTGGGACGAGACACCCGTCGGCGCCTGCACGCGGGACCCCGAGCGGTGGACGACGTCAGCCGACGAAGAGGCGAAGGCGATCTGCAGGGCATGCCCCAGACGCTGGCTCTGCGCCCGTGAAGCGTGCGAGCTGCCGCGGGCAGAAGGTCTGTGGGCGGGCATCGTCATTCCCGAGAGCGGGCGCGGCCGGACGTTTGCCCTGCGCCAGCTGAAGTCACTCGCCGAGCGCAACGGAGAAGTGGTGCGGCCCCGCCGCTATTACTACGCGGAAATCGCCTGA
- a CDS encoding transcriptional regulator, producing MTDPESIEVLDEGMRRAGAAAAARRRELDISQRSLATDGIINAGALIAFEKGRSWPRERTRAKLEEVLQWPPGTIARLRRGEPAAAEPRVETRADTGDDIPLIAQALVTAVNTFATAVEALPPVDDPEFTPRATKILADLRQLEAVAARAARISKVSPALIKALSAVRTRYDELMLRAARAPQATVGQRLYAARRGANLTIFETAQAAGVSEEDVIAAEAEEPVSAAAVQEIESLIEQL from the coding sequence ATGACCGACCCGGAGTCGATCGAGGTGCTCGACGAGGGGATGCGGCGTGCCGGTGCGGCCGCGGCGGCCCGTCGTCGCGAACTCGACATCAGCCAGCGCAGCCTGGCGACCGACGGGATCATCAACGCCGGCGCGCTCATCGCGTTCGAGAAGGGCCGCAGCTGGCCGCGCGAACGCACTCGAGCAAAGCTTGAAGAGGTGCTGCAATGGCCGCCGGGGACCATCGCGCGGCTGCGGCGGGGCGAGCCTGCCGCGGCCGAGCCGCGCGTCGAGACACGCGCCGACACCGGCGACGACATTCCCTTGATTGCACAGGCTCTCGTCACTGCGGTCAACACCTTCGCCACCGCGGTTGAGGCCCTGCCACCCGTCGACGATCCGGAGTTCACGCCCCGCGCGACGAAGATACTCGCGGACTTGCGTCAGCTCGAGGCCGTCGCCGCTCGGGCGGCCCGCATCAGCAAGGTGTCACCGGCATTGATCAAGGCGTTGAGCGCGGTGCGCACCCGCTACGACGAACTCATGCTCCGGGCCGCCCGCGCGCCGCAAGCCACCGTCGGCCAGCGGCTGTACGCCGCGCGGCGCGGCGCGAACCTGACCATCTTCGAAACTGCCCAAGCGGCAGGGGTTTCCGAAGAGGACGTGATAGCCGCGGAGGCGGAAGAGCCCGTGTCAGCGGCGGCCGTCCAGGAAATCGAATCGTTGATCGAACAGCTGTGA
- a CDS encoding acyl-CoA carboxylase subunit beta codes for MSDEPIRADHAELLQRRALTEDAARPDAVERRRARNGRTARENIADLVDADSFVEYGRFAIAAQRHRRDLADLIARTPGDGLVAGTARVNGHLFGAEHAACAVLSYDYTVLAGTQGALGHRKKDRLFELIARMRLPTVFFAEGGGGRPGDTDYPTVSALDARAFKLWAALSGLVPRIAVVKGRCFAGNAVIAGSSDLIVATEDTSLGMGGPAMIAGGGLGDVHPDEVGPISMQEPNGVVDVVVADEAEAVAVTKRLLSYFQGPTAPGAAGDQTALRTMVPERARRAFPVAPVIETLADEGSVTFLRPRFAAEMVTALARINGRAVGVLANNSMVMAGAITAAASDKAARFMQLCDAFGLPVVSLIDCPGYMVGPAAEAEALVRRASRMLVAGAALSVPLVAVVLRRGYGLGAQAMLGGSLHEPVLTMAWAGAHLGPMGLEGAVRLGLRKELEAIADEEEREARVRQATAAAQENAKALNAAQLFEIDDVIDPADTRRLIIDTLNAATMHEPRRTDRRFVDTW; via the coding sequence ATGTCTGACGAGCCGATCCGCGCCGACCATGCGGAGTTGTTGCAGCGCCGTGCCCTGACCGAGGACGCTGCACGCCCGGACGCCGTCGAGCGCAGGCGCGCCCGCAACGGCCGCACCGCCAGGGAAAACATCGCCGACCTCGTCGACGCGGACTCGTTCGTCGAATACGGCCGCTTCGCGATCGCCGCCCAGCGCCACCGTCGCGACCTCGCCGACCTGATCGCCCGCACCCCCGGCGACGGACTCGTGGCGGGTACGGCCCGCGTCAACGGCCACCTCTTCGGCGCCGAGCACGCCGCCTGCGCCGTGCTGTCGTATGACTACACGGTTCTCGCGGGTACCCAGGGCGCGCTGGGCCACCGCAAGAAGGACCGCCTCTTCGAACTCATCGCGCGCATGCGACTACCGACCGTCTTCTTCGCCGAGGGCGGCGGTGGGCGCCCCGGCGACACCGACTACCCCACCGTCTCCGCGCTCGACGCCCGCGCATTCAAGCTGTGGGCGGCGCTGTCGGGTCTGGTGCCGCGCATCGCGGTCGTCAAGGGCCGCTGCTTCGCGGGCAACGCTGTCATCGCCGGCAGCTCGGACCTGATCGTCGCCACCGAGGACACCTCGCTGGGAATGGGCGGGCCGGCGATGATCGCGGGCGGCGGACTCGGCGACGTCCACCCCGACGAGGTCGGCCCGATCAGCATGCAGGAGCCCAACGGCGTGGTCGACGTCGTCGTCGCCGACGAGGCCGAAGCCGTGGCCGTGACCAAACGCCTGCTCTCCTACTTCCAGGGCCCGACGGCGCCGGGCGCCGCGGGCGACCAAACAGCGCTGCGCACAATGGTTCCCGAGCGGGCCCGTCGCGCGTTTCCAGTGGCGCCGGTCATCGAGACGCTGGCCGACGAAGGGTCGGTGACGTTCCTTCGGCCACGCTTCGCCGCCGAGATGGTCACGGCGTTGGCACGCATCAACGGTCGCGCGGTGGGTGTCCTGGCGAACAACAGCATGGTGATGGCCGGCGCCATCACGGCAGCCGCATCGGACAAGGCAGCGCGCTTCATGCAACTGTGCGATGCGTTCGGACTGCCCGTCGTCTCGTTGATCGACTGCCCGGGCTACATGGTGGGCCCGGCGGCCGAGGCCGAAGCGCTGGTGCGCCGTGCGTCGCGCATGCTGGTCGCCGGGGCCGCGCTGAGCGTGCCCCTCGTGGCCGTCGTGCTGCGCCGCGGCTATGGCCTCGGCGCTCAGGCGATGCTGGGCGGCAGCCTGCACGAACCGGTGCTCACAATGGCTTGGGCGGGAGCACATCTCGGGCCGATGGGCCTCGAAGGTGCGGTCCGGTTGGGGCTCCGCAAGGAACTCGAGGCGATCGCCGACGAAGAGGAACGAGAAGCACGGGTGCGCCAGGCCACCGCGGCGGCCCAGGAGAATGCCAAGGCGCTCAACGCCGCTCAGCTCTTCGAGATCGACGACGTCATCGACCCGGCTGACACTCGCAGGCTCATCATCGACACGCTGAACGCCGCCACCATGCATGAACCGCGCCGGACGGATCGACGTTTCGTCGACACCTGGTGA
- a CDS encoding ESX-1 secretion-associated protein, producing the protein MSGDDVRVTTAHLDELAGRQVRAAAETRSAAILVDGVDAAVRSTHGVIASATAGAVSDIVAARRAAGMKIAAISDDLGHKLHEAARRYDHADDAMGRVLDGQVEPR; encoded by the coding sequence ATGTCGGGGGATGACGTGCGCGTGACAACGGCGCACCTTGACGAACTCGCCGGCCGACAGGTGCGGGCCGCCGCAGAAACCAGATCCGCGGCCATTCTCGTCGACGGCGTGGACGCCGCGGTGCGATCCACCCACGGCGTCATCGCGTCGGCGACCGCGGGCGCCGTCAGCGACATCGTCGCGGCGCGTCGCGCCGCGGGCATGAAGATCGCCGCGATCTCCGACGACCTCGGGCACAAATTGCACGAAGCCGCTCGGCGCTACGACCACGCCGACGACGCGATGGGCCGCGTGCTGGATGGGCAGGTGGAGCCACGATGA
- a CDS encoding ESX secretion-associated protein EspG, translated as MSSNAQAAHPDATHIDDVVGVEVTIDGMLVIADRLGHSEFPTALGIRLNIPQPELREIVWEQVARDLTAQGVLDVFGRPHPEVAAMVDTLSRSDRTLEGRWWRRDVGGKMIRFVVCRKGDRHVIAARDGDMIVLQRVAPQVGLAGMVTTVLGAANPADVEPLTGVASQLGECRDANQLLKYGIAPTSARAYADIIANPESWVEITAVERHPGGTFTQADVAAGVLDSRQGRIVSIPRRVSGELYGSFLPGTTENLARALDGLIGFLPSGKWFDQTSTDQAGGAEAQ; from the coding sequence ATGAGCAGCAATGCGCAGGCGGCGCATCCCGATGCCACGCACATCGACGACGTGGTCGGCGTCGAGGTGACGATCGACGGGATGCTCGTCATCGCCGATCGCCTTGGGCACTCGGAGTTTCCGACGGCGCTGGGCATCCGGCTCAACATCCCTCAGCCCGAACTGCGCGAAATCGTCTGGGAGCAGGTCGCGCGTGACCTGACTGCGCAGGGTGTGCTGGACGTGTTCGGCCGACCCCACCCCGAGGTGGCGGCCATGGTCGACACGCTCAGTCGGTCCGATCGGACCCTGGAGGGACGCTGGTGGCGTCGCGACGTCGGCGGCAAGATGATCCGTTTCGTGGTGTGCCGCAAGGGAGATCGACATGTCATCGCGGCGCGCGACGGCGACATGATCGTCTTGCAGCGCGTCGCCCCTCAGGTCGGCCTGGCGGGCATGGTGACCACGGTCCTCGGGGCAGCGAACCCCGCCGATGTCGAACCGTTGACCGGTGTCGCGAGTCAGCTGGGCGAATGCCGTGACGCGAACCAGTTGCTGAAGTACGGCATCGCACCCACGTCGGCGCGTGCCTACGCCGACATCATCGCGAACCCGGAGAGCTGGGTCGAGATCACCGCGGTCGAACGCCACCCCGGTGGCACGTTCACACAGGCCGATGTCGCGGCCGGGGTGCTCGATTCCCGGCAGGGCCGAATCGTGTCGATACCGCGTCGCGTGAGCGGCGAGCTGTACGGCAGCTTTCTGCCGGGCACGACGGAGAACCTTGCGCGCGCGCTCGACGGTTTGATCGGATTCCTGCCCTCCGGTAAGTGGTTCGACCAGACCTCGACCGACCAAGCCGGTGGAGCCGAAGCGCAGTGA
- a CDS encoding EspA/EspE family type VII secretion system effector: protein MTPGKQASADTPDTSLRHAVGSDLLDFGQVIIAGMRSTTGEGEPDDGAQFDKGRKKFSMAGQTLGSAAADDRWDSAAARAYADQNTRQQVRTETMADADQAVFSVLVREAVQIKLRRDTLDDQSDILAKTSHASLPLQFIPRYGEAARLALESTALSGALLTSAQALQDLHSDVSANAAELSQAVGRYAGVADDAGPAPTGLAAPMLDSVHPQETEFGEGVHVGG, encoded by the coding sequence GTGACGCCCGGCAAGCAGGCGTCCGCTGACACGCCCGACACATCGCTGCGCCATGCGGTCGGCTCGGACCTCCTGGATTTCGGCCAGGTGATCATCGCGGGCATGAGGTCGACGACCGGCGAGGGTGAGCCCGACGACGGCGCGCAGTTCGACAAGGGACGCAAAAAATTCAGCATGGCCGGCCAGACGCTAGGGTCGGCGGCCGCCGACGATCGGTGGGACAGCGCCGCAGCGCGCGCCTACGCCGACCAGAACACCCGGCAACAAGTGCGAACCGAAACGATGGCCGATGCCGATCAGGCCGTCTTCTCCGTTCTGGTCCGCGAAGCCGTTCAAATCAAGCTGCGTCGGGACACTCTTGACGACCAGTCGGACATTCTCGCCAAGACGAGCCACGCTTCCCTCCCCCTGCAGTTCATCCCGCGCTACGGCGAGGCCGCCAGGCTGGCCCTCGAGTCCACTGCACTCTCGGGCGCGCTTCTCACCAGCGCTCAGGCGCTGCAGGACTTGCACTCCGACGTGTCGGCCAACGCCGCAGAGCTTTCCCAGGCGGTCGGCCGATACGCCGGAGTCGCCGACGATGCCGGGCCGGCGCCGACTGGGCTCGCGGCTCCGATGCTCGATAGCGTGCATCCGCAAGAAACCGAGTTCGGAGAAGGGGTCCATGTCGGGGGATGA
- a CDS encoding DUF5313 domain-containing protein: MKKPGPLQYIAYCYGKRLPDSMREWVAHDLADHGAVRRHMIRMAIPPLLVLGPFWLLPASLYVHMEMTAPIYIWAILMSLALNKVWRRHRLAQHNLDPNLVDQIKRKRDAAMHEAYARKYGPRPEEARWQSNSSPF, from the coding sequence ATGAAGAAGCCTGGCCCTCTGCAGTACATCGCGTACTGCTACGGGAAGCGGCTGCCGGACTCCATGCGCGAGTGGGTGGCTCACGATCTCGCCGACCACGGCGCAGTCCGCCGACACATGATCCGCATGGCGATCCCGCCGCTGCTGGTGCTCGGTCCGTTCTGGCTGCTGCCCGCTTCGCTGTATGTGCATATGGAGATGACGGCGCCGATCTACATCTGGGCGATCCTGATGTCGCTGGCGCTGAACAAGGTGTGGCGCAGACACCGGCTCGCGCAGCACAATCTGGACCCCAACCTCGTCGACCAGATCAAGCGCAAGAGGGACGCCGCCATGCACGAGGCCTACGCCCGCAAGTACGGGCCGCGCCCGGAAGAGGCACGCTGGCAGTCCAACAGCAGCCCGTTCTAG